In the genome of Raphanus sativus cultivar WK10039 chromosome 4, ASM80110v3, whole genome shotgun sequence, one region contains:
- the LOC108851567 gene encoding phosphoglycerate mutase-like protein produces the protein MDKGIGLYPLHRCKTIHLVRHAQGIHNVAGEIDHSAYSSEDYFDAHITPLGWQQVDHLRNHVLETQLLNKVELVIVSPLLRTIQTAVGAFGGGEDTNGADATPLMVANAGSSDRPAISSLNSPPFLAVELCRETMGDHPCDRRRSVTEYKAMFPAIDFSIIESDKDVLWKPSPRETPDEVAVRGVEFINWLWTRKEKEIAIVSHSGFLHGLLSSYGKDCVDDIKKELSIHFKNCELRSMVIVDQGNLGTNSTDTTNYSGKVPQGLDHPSD, from the exons ATGGACAAAGGCATAGGTCTTTACCCACTTCATCGTTGCAAAACCATTCACCTG GTGAGACATGCTCAGGGGATTCATAATGTTGCTGGAGAAATAGACCATAGTGCTTACTCTTCTGAGGATTATTTTGATGCTCATATCACCCCACTTGGTTGGCAACAG GTGGATCATCTACGGAACCATGTTCTAGAAACTCAACTCTTAAACAAAGTTGAACTTGTCATTGTCTCTCCCTTGCTTAG AACTATACAAACTGCTGTCGGTGCTTTTGGAGGCGGAGAAGATACTAATGGAGCAGATGCAACACCGCTAATGGTGGCCAACGCTGGGAGCAGCGACCGTCCTGCCATTTCAAGCTTAAACAGCCCACCTTTCCTTGCTGTTGAGCTATGCAGAGAAACTATG GGTGATCATCCCTGTGACAGGCGAAGAAGCGTTACAGAGTACAAGGCTATGTTTCCTGCAATCGATTTTTCAATT ATTGAAAGCGACAAGGATGTTTTGTGGAAGCCTAGTCCAAGAGAGACCCCAGATGAAGTTGCTGTGAGAGGTGTAGAGTTCATTAACTG GCTATGGACGAGGAAAGAAAAGGAGATTGCAATTGTATCTCACAGTGGCTTCTTGCACGGTCTCTTGAGCTCTTATGGGAAGGATTGTGTCGACGACATAAAGAAAGAGTTGTCTATACA CTTCAAAAACTGTGAGCTTCGTTCAATGGTTATCGTTGATCAAGG AAACCTGGGGACTAATTCTACAGACACTACAAACTATTCTGGCAAGGTTCCTCAAGGACTTGATCATCCAAGCGACTAA
- the LOC108844690 gene encoding uncharacterized protein LOC108844690 isoform X2, giving the protein MCLLPAMNIMASAKTKARSLQIINSTMAQTSILLPTMNIIASAKTEEQSLQIINSTVAQSFILLADLKAGRFWQWRFNSGRFLTPPRQEQIITSIKYLVETAAEDRSEQKQADLTIDSSGCKVLGAHHQDYSTYNVNDSCCQVIPRSSTNLYSYTCYFFVAYLHLSLVLLVETLSILHEKLEPKVIVATSINPELVRANMA; this is encoded by the exons ATGTGTTTGCTCCCAGCGATGAACATCATGGCATCTGCGAAAACTAAAGCACGATCCCTGCAAATCATCAACTCAACAATGGCGCAAACCTCCATCCTGCTCCCTACGATGAACATCATTGCATCTGCGAAAACTGAAGAACAATCCCTGCAAATCATCAACTCAACAGTGGCGCAATCCTTCATCCTGCTCGCCGATTTGAAAGCTGGCCGGTTCTGGCAGTGGAGATTCAACAGCGGCAGATTCCTCACACCACCGCGACAAGAACAAATCATAACCTCCATCAAGTATTTGGtg GAAACTGCAGCAGAAGATCGTTCCGAACAGAAGCAAGCTGATCTCACCATAGATTCTTCCG GTTGCAAAGTTTTAGGGGCCCATCACCAGGACTACTCAACTTATAATGTCAATGATTCGTGTTGCCAAGTTATTCCTCGATCTTCAACAAACCTTTATTCATACAcgtgttatttttttgttgcttaTCTACATTTATCTTTAGTGTTATTGGTAGAGACGCTCTCAATCCTTCATGAGAAGTTGGAACCCAAGGTCATCGTGGCCACTAGCATAAACCCAGAACTTGTAAGAG CTAACATGGCTTGA
- the LOC108845498 gene encoding syntaxin-71-like codes for MKHYDVDKQRESNISGDDSFARLYGAFETQIETALEKAEIVTKEKNRASAIEMKPEIRRTKARLSEEVPKLQRLAIKRLKGLTTEELAARKDLVLALPARIESIPDGTAGGPKSTTSYFCIN; via the exons ATGAAACATTACGATGTTGACAAACAGCGGGAGTCTAATATCTCCGGCGATGATTCTTTTGCTCGCCTCTACGGAGCTTTTGAGACCCAAATCGAGACAGCTCTAGAG AAAGCTGAGATTGTTACCAAGGAAAAGAACAGAGCTTCTGCTATTGAAATGAAACCAGAGATCCGTCGCACCAAGGCTCGATTGTCCGAGGAAGTCCCCAAGTTGCAGAGACTTGCTATCAAGCGA ttaAAGGGCCTCACAACGGAAGAGCTTGCTGCGAGAAAAGATTTGGTACTTGCGCTTCCGGCGAGGATTGAATCTATACCTGATGGGACAGCGGGTGGTCCTAAAAGCACTACCAGCTACTTTTGCATCAATTGA
- the LOC108844690 gene encoding uncharacterized protein LOC108844690 isoform X1: protein MCLLPAMNIMASAKTKARSLQIINSTMAQTSILLPTMNIIASAKTEEQSLQIINSTVAQSFILLADLKAGRFWQWRFNSGRFLTPPRQEQIITSIKYLVETAAEDRSEQKQADLTIDSSGCKVLGAHHQDYSTYNVNDSCCQVIPRSSTNLYSYTCYFFVAYLHLSLVLLVETLSILHEKLEPKVIVATSINPELVRALLFLKATSGATLKFNCSMSKFLLNISTTAANMA from the exons ATGTGTTTGCTCCCAGCGATGAACATCATGGCATCTGCGAAAACTAAAGCACGATCCCTGCAAATCATCAACTCAACAATGGCGCAAACCTCCATCCTGCTCCCTACGATGAACATCATTGCATCTGCGAAAACTGAAGAACAATCCCTGCAAATCATCAACTCAACAGTGGCGCAATCCTTCATCCTGCTCGCCGATTTGAAAGCTGGCCGGTTCTGGCAGTGGAGATTCAACAGCGGCAGATTCCTCACACCACCGCGACAAGAACAAATCATAACCTCCATCAAGTATTTGGtg GAAACTGCAGCAGAAGATCGTTCCGAACAGAAGCAAGCTGATCTCACCATAGATTCTTCCG GTTGCAAAGTTTTAGGGGCCCATCACCAGGACTACTCAACTTATAATGTCAATGATTCGTGTTGCCAAGTTATTCCTCGATCTTCAACAAACCTTTATTCATACAcgtgttatttttttgttgcttaTCTACATTTATCTTTAGTGTTATTGGTAGAGACGCTCTCAATCCTTCATGAGAAGTTGGAACCCAAGGTCATCGTGGCCACTAGCATAAACCCAGAACTTGTAAGAG CTCTCCTATTTTTAAAAGCTACGTCTGGGGCCACTTTAAAGTTTAACTGTTCGATGAGTAAGTTTCTTCTGAATATATCAACCACTGCAGCTAACATGGCTTGA
- the LOC108855148 gene encoding proline-rich receptor-like protein kinase PERK8 has translation MSLVPPLPILTPPSSNSSTTAPPPSSSPPTTPSVPPPVTPPPSPPQSPPPLPSSSPPPPPVISSPPPSSSPPPPTVVSSPPPAVTSSPPPPPVVVASPPPSTPAVTPPPAPPQDSSPPPPPESSPSPPPPPSITTSPPPPPSDTRSPPPPPSDKPSPPPPPPGSTTSTPPPASHPTDPAALAPPPTPLPLVPREKPTPPASTNANPNNPPSSSPSSGLGTGGIAAIGVIVGLLLLSLLFFALWFTRKRKRKDPVGYTMPPSGYSSPQGSDVVLFNTNASSAPNKMRSHSNNDYMYASSDSGMVNSNQRSWFSYDELAQVTNGFSQKNLLGEGGFGCVYKGVLADGREVAVKQLKIGGSQGEREFKAEVEIISRVHHRHLVTLVGYCISEQHRLLVYDYVPNNTLHYHLHAPGRPVMTWETRVKVAAGAARGIAYLHEDCHPRIIHRDIKSSNILLDNSFEALVADFGLAKIAQELDLNTHVSTRVMGTFGYMAPEYATSGKLSEKADVYSYGVILLELITGRKPVDTSQPLGDESLVEWARPLLSQAIENEEFEELVDPRLGDNFIPGEMFRMVEAAAACVRHSAARRPKMSQVVRALDTLEEASDITNGMRPGQSQVYDSRQQSAQIRMFQRMAFGSQDYSSDFFDRSQSHSSWGSRETRDQSKFVP, from the exons ATGAGTTTGGTTCCTCCTTTGCCGATTTTAACTCCCCCCTCCTCAAACTCTTCAACCACCGCACCTCCTCCGTCATCCTCTCCTCCCACCACTCCCTCAGTTCCACCTCCTGTCACTCCACCTCCTTCCCCACCTCAATCACCTCCGCCTCTCCCATcctcatcaccaccaccaccacctgtTATTTCATCGCCTCCGCcgtcttcttctcctccaccaccaaCAGTCGTCTCCTCTCCTCCTCCCGCCGTAACatcttctcctcctccacctcctgtGGTGGTTGCTTCTCCTCCTCCCTCAACACCAGCGGTAACACCACCACCAGCTCCTCCGCAAGATTCctctcctcctccgcctcctGAATCTTCTCCTTCACCTCCTCCGCCGCCATCAATAACAACCTCCCCTCCTCCGCCGCCATCAGATACGCggtctccaccaccaccgccgTCAGACaaaccatcccctcctcctcctcctccaggaTCCACAACCTCAACTCCTCCTCCGGCTTCACATCCCACAGATCCTGCTGCTTTAGCTCCTCCTCCAACTCCACTACCTCTTGTTCCACGTGAGAAACCAACTCCACCTGCTTCCACCAATGCCAATCCAAACAACCCTCCCTCCTCATCCCCCAGTAGTGGTCTCGGCACTGGAGGTATTGCAGCTATTGGAGTCATCGTTGGATTACTTCTCCTCAGCCTCCTGTTCTTCGCTTTATGGTTTACTCGTAAACGTAAGCGAAAGGACCCTGTTGGTTACACTATGCCCCCTTCCGGTTATTCCTCTCCTCAAGGCTCAG ATGTAGTGCTCTTCAACACGAATGCTTCTTCAGCTCCCAATAAGATGAGAAGCCACTCTAATAACGACTACATGTACGCCTCCTCCGATTCAGGGATGGTTAACAGCAATCAAAGATCTTGGTTTTCGTACGATGAGTTAGCTCAAGTTACTAACGGCTTCTCCCAAAAGAATCTTCTCGGTGAAGGAGGTTTTGGCTGTGTCTACAAAGGCGTTCTCGCTGACGGAAGGGAAGTTGCGGTCAAACAGTTGAAGATCGGTGGAAGCCAAGGAGAAAGAGAGTTCAAAGCTGAAGTTGAAATCATTTCTCGTGTTCATCACCGACATTTGGTTACCTTAGTTGGTTATTGCATCTCGGAGCAGCATAGGTTGCTTGTTTATGATTATGTTCCTAACAACACTCTCCATTACCATCTCCATG CTCCAGGGAGACCAGTTATGACTTGGGAAACTCGGGTTAAGGTTGCTGCTGGTGCAGCTCGTGGAATTGCCTACTTACATGAAGATT GTCATCCTCGGATTATTCACCGTGACATTAAATCTTCAAACATACTCTTAGACAACAGCTTTGAAGCCTTG GTTGCGGATTTCGGGCTAGCTAAAATAGCGCAGGAACTGGATTTAAACACACACGTCTCGACCCGTGTAATGGGAACCTTCGG GTACATGGCTCCTGAGTATGCAACAAGTGGGAAGCTGTCTGAAAAAGCAGATGTTTATTCGTATGGTGTGATACTCTTGGAGCTTATTACTGGTCGGAAACCTGTGGATACGTCTCAGCCACTTGGTGACGAAAGCCTTGTTGAATGG GCAAGGCCATTGTTGAGTCAAGCAATCGAAAATGAAGAGTTTGAGGAGCTAGTTGATCCGAGGCTAGGGGACAATTTCATCCCCGGGGAGATGTTCCGAATGGTAGAAGCTGCGGCTGCATGCGTGCGCCACTCAGCTGCAAGAAGGCCAAAGATGAGCCAAGTGGTTAGAGCACTGGACACGCTTGAAGAAGCTTCGGATATTACAAACGGAATGAGACCAGGACAGAGCCAAGTGTATGACTCGAGACAACAGTCTGCTCAGATAAGGATGTTTCAGAGAATGGCGTTTGGGAGTCAAGATTATAGTTCTGACTTCTTTGATCGGTCACAGTCACATAGTAGCTGGGGAAGTCGTGAGACTCGTGACCAGTCCAAATTTGTACCTTag
- the LOC108848641 gene encoding uncharacterized protein LOC108848641 — MASQLLLPPNPFTKSASAKLFFTGDDSTLKRKSKHATRVSNGFSLRANAALRSNHSSSVEIPSQWYNIVADLSVKPPPPLHPKTFEPIKPEDLAHLFPNEIIKQEATLERFIDIPEEVLEIYKLWRPTPLIRAKRLEKLLQTPARIYFKYEGGSPAGSHKPNSAVPQAYYNAKEGVKNLVTETGAGQWGSSLAFASSLFGLNCEVWQVANSYHQKPYRRLMMQTWGAKVHPSPSDLTEAGRRILQDDPSSPGSLGIAISEAVEVAARNEDTKYCLGSVLNHVLLHQTVIGEECKKQMEAFGETPDVIIGCTGGGSNFAGLSFPYIREKLKGKINPVIRAVEPSACPSLTKGVYAYDFGDTAGLTPLMKMHTLGHDFIPDPIHSGGLRYHGMAPLISHVYEQGFMEAISIPQNECFQGAIQFARTEGIIPAPEPTHAIAATIREALRCKETGEAKVILMAMCGHGHFDLSSYDKYLKGELIDLSFSEERVRESLSKVPHVV; from the exons ATGGCTTCTCAATTGCTTCTGCCTCCAAACCCATTCACCAAGTCAGCCTCAGCTAAACTTTTCTTTACAG GTGATGACTCAACTCTGAAAAGAAAGTCAAAACACGCAACAAGAGTTTCAAATGGATTTAGCTTAAGAGCAAACGCAGCTTTGAGATCCAACCATAGCTCATCTGTTGAAATCCCAAGTCAATGGTACaacattgttgctgatcttTCTGTCAAGCCTCCTCCACCATTGCATCCCAAGACTTTCGAACCCATCAAACCAGAGGATTTAGCTCATCTTTTCCCTAATGAGATAATTAAACAAGAAGCAACTCTAGAGAGGTTTATCGATATCCCTGAGGAAGTTCTTGAAATCTATAAGCTTTGGCGTCCAACTCCTCTAATCAG GGCAAAGAGGTTGGAGAAGCTCCTTCAGACACCTGCAAGGATTTACTTCAAGTATGAAGGTGGCAGCCCAGCTGGTTCACACAAACCAAACTCAGCAGTTCCACAAGCTTATTACAATGCCAAAGAAGGTGTCAAGAACCTTGTAACGGAAACCGGTGCTGGCCAATGGGGCAGTTCTTTAGCCTTTGCTTCTAGTCTATTTGGACTTAATTGTGAA GTGTGGCAAGTGGCCAATTCATACCATCAAAAGCCATATCGCAGGCTAATGATGCAAACTTGGGGGGCAAAGGTTCATCCGTCACCATCAGATCTCACTGAAGCAGGTAGAAGAATCCTTCAGGACGATCCATCAAGCCCGGGAAGTTTAGGCATTGCAATTTCAGAAGCTGTTGAAGTGGCAGCAAGAAACGAGGATACAAAATACTGTTTAGGGAGTGTATTGAATCATGTGTTGTTACACCAGACGGTTATTGGAGAAGAATGCAAAAAGCAGATGGAAGCTTTTGGCGAAACGCCTGATGTGATCATAGGGTGTACTGGTGGAGGATCAAATTTTGCTGGTTTGAGTTTTCCTTATATCCGGGAGAAACTCAAAGGCAAAATCAACCCTGTTATTAGAGCTGTTGAGCCCTCGGCTTGTCCTTCCTTGACCAAAGGTGTTTATGCTTATGATTTTGGCGATACAGCTGGATTGACTCCTTTGATGAAGATGCATACTTTAGGGCATGACTTCATTCCTGATCCTATTCATTCCG GTGGATTACGGTACCATGGGATGGCACCGTTGATCTCACATGTTTATGAACAAGGTTTCATGGAAGCAATCTCAATTCCTCAAAATGAGTGTTTCCAAG GTGCTATTCAGTTCGCGAGAACAGAAGGGATAATACCTGCGCCAGAACCGACTCACGCCATTGCGGCAACCATAAGAGAAGCTCTCCGATGCAAAGAAACAGGAGAAGCAAAAGTGATACTAATGGCGATGTGTGGACATGGCCACTTTGACCTTTCCTCTTACGACAAGTATTTAAAAGGCGAACTGATAGATTTATCATTTAGCGAAGAGAGGGTTCGAGAGTCTTTGTCTAAGGTTCCTCATGTTGTTTAG
- the LOC108848939 gene encoding protein THYLAKOID ASSEMBLY 8, chloroplastic encodes MSISLSFTPSLTLPQPPSLSRRNATAPRRRLPSIRCGPRDNRGPLLKGRILSSEAIQSIQSLKRAHRTGSISLSLPPLRRLLKADLLAVIRELLRQDHCTLAVHVLSTLRSEYPPLDLALYADVVNALARNGEREEIDRLVGEIEGIEGGYESDKALGKLIRAVMGAERREAAVRVYEMMREGGWGSDSWEADEYVAEVLSKGLRRLGEEELAAEVASTQRGRIRT; translated from the exons ATGTCGATTTCTCTTTCGTTCACCCCTTCTCTCACCCTCCCTCAACCACCGAGCCTTAGCCGCCGTAACGCCACCGCTCCCAGAAGACGGTTACCTTCTATCCGATGCGGCCCACGAGACAACCGCGGACCTCTTCTCAAAGGCCGGATCCTGAGCTCCGAAGCCATCCAATCGATCCAGTCCCTCAAGCGAGCCCACCGCACCGGCTCCATCTCCCTTAGCCTCCCTCCTCTCCGCCGTCTCCTGAAAGCCGACCTCCTCGCCGTCATCCGCGAGCTTCTCCGCCAGGACCACTGCACACTCGCCGTCCACGTCCTCTCCACCCTCCGCTCCGAGTATCCTCCTCTCGACCTCGCTCTCTACGCCGACGTCGTCAACGCGCTCGCGAGGAACGGCGAGAGGGAGGAGATAGACAGGCTCGTCGGAGAGATTGAGGGGATTGAGGGAGGTTACGAGAGTGATAAGGCGTTGGGGAAGCTGATAAGGGCGGTGATGGGAGCGGAGAGGAGAGAGGCGGCTGTGAGGGTATATGAGATGATGAGAGAGGGAGGGTGGGGGTCGGATTCGTGGGAAGCGGATGAGTATGTTGCGGAGGTTTTGAGTAAGGGGCTGAGGAGGTTAGGGGAGGAAGAACTTGCTGCTGAGGTGGCATCCACTCAAAG AGGAAGGATACGTACGTGA
- the LOC108844690 gene encoding uncharacterized protein LOC108844690 isoform X3 — protein MCLLPAMNIMASAKTKARSLQIINSTMAQTSILLPTMNIIASAKTEEQSLQIINSTVAQSFILLADLKAGRFWQWRFNSGRFLTPPRQEQIITSIKYLVETAAEDRSEQKQADLTIDSSGCKVLGAHHQDYSTYNVNDSCCQCYW, from the exons ATGTGTTTGCTCCCAGCGATGAACATCATGGCATCTGCGAAAACTAAAGCACGATCCCTGCAAATCATCAACTCAACAATGGCGCAAACCTCCATCCTGCTCCCTACGATGAACATCATTGCATCTGCGAAAACTGAAGAACAATCCCTGCAAATCATCAACTCAACAGTGGCGCAATCCTTCATCCTGCTCGCCGATTTGAAAGCTGGCCGGTTCTGGCAGTGGAGATTCAACAGCGGCAGATTCCTCACACCACCGCGACAAGAACAAATCATAACCTCCATCAAGTATTTGGtg GAAACTGCAGCAGAAGATCGTTCCGAACAGAAGCAAGCTGATCTCACCATAGATTCTTCCG GTTGCAAAGTTTTAGGGGCCCATCACCAGGACTACTCAACTTATAATGTCAATGATTCGTGTTGCCAA TGTTATTGGTAG